Proteins encoded together in one Sceloporus undulatus isolate JIND9_A2432 ecotype Alabama chromosome 4, SceUnd_v1.1, whole genome shotgun sequence window:
- the MFSD3 gene encoding major facilitator superfamily domain-containing protein 3, with amino-acid sequence MKLKYGILGMLYFVQGIPYGLQSGLLPIYFRMVGLSFTKISLTKVLYAPWMFKVMWAPLVDHYFAKKTWLLLTMWGLVLACLACSLMTPEVNFLPVALIFLFMNFCASIQDIAVDGVAIQFLDFEEIGYGNTIQVVAYKLGSVMAGGGLVAFLYHLGWSAIFVYLAVVFTLAIILTSISDLKLRQGRPSVDSFIRVGTVNPWSILRELFHVPDTRWTACFVFIYKLGEQGSISMFPLFLLERHFSPQELGFWNGIVAMAFSIAGSSLGGHLISRRRNPLPLLKTLLIVRFCSLTIQTLLVAFYQDKVTFFEVAAVLSICVQHLIAGLITTVTFSLMMRCSQKAKDSIQATHYSFLATLEVLGKLVFSTLAGTLVDWLGFMSAFGVFLTLSFTSVLYMLRR; translated from the exons ATGAAGCTCAAGTATGGCATCCTTGGAATGCTGTACTTTGTCCAGGGAATACCCTACGGTCTGCAGTCCGGACTGCTGCCCATCTACTTCCGAATGGTGGGCCTCTCCTTCACCAAGATTAGCCTGACAAAGGTCCTTTATGCACCTTGGATGTTCAAGGTGATGTGGGCACCTTTGGTAGACCATTATTTTGCCAAGAAGACCTGGCTGTTGCTCACCatgtggggtttggttctggcCTGCCTGGCTTGCTCTCTAATGACACCAGAGGTCAACTTCCTCCCCGTGGCCCTTATCTTCCTCTTCATGAACTTCTGTGCCTCCATTCAGGACATAGCGGTGGACGGGGTGGCCATCCAGTTCCTGGACTTCGAGGAGATTGGCTACGGCAACACCATCCAGGTTGTGGCCTACAAGCTGGGCTCTGTAATGGCAGGAGGTGGCCTGGTGGCTTTCCTCTATCACCTGGGCTGGAGTGCCATCTTTGTATACCTGGCTGTCGTCTTCACCTTGGCCATCATACTCACCTCGATTTCTGACCTGAAGTTAAGACAGGGGCGTCCATCTGTGGACAGCTTCATCAGAGTTGGCACGGTGAACCCCTGGAGCATCCTTCGAGAGCTTTTTCATGTTCCAGACACTCGTTGGACTGCTTGTTTTGTCTTCATTTACAAGCTGG gtgAACAAGGCTCCATTTCCATgttccccctcttccttctggaGCGGCACTTCTCTCCGCAGGAGCTTGGCTTCTGGAACGGGATTGTGGCCATGGCCTTCTCCATTGCAGGTTCCTCTCTGGGGGGCCATCTGATCTCTAGACGAAG GAATCCCTTGCCTCTGCTGAAGACCCTGCTCATAGTCCGTTTCTGCAGCCTGACCATCCAGACACTCCTGGTGGCCTTCTATCAAGACAAAGTGACTTTCTTCGAAG TGGCCGCTGTGTTGAGCATCTGTGTCCAGCACTTGATCGCAGGGCTGATCACCACCGTCACATTCAGCTTGATGATGCGTTGCTCTCAAAAGGCAAAGGATAGCATACAG GCCACTCACTACAGCTTTCTTGCCACCCTGGAAGTGCTGGGCAAATTGGTGTTTAGCACCCTGGCAGGTACCCTGGTGGACTGGCTGGGGTTCATGAGTGCCTTTGGCGTCTTCCTGACCCTCTCCTTCACCTCCGTCTTGTACATGCTCAGAAGATGA